Sequence from the Lasioglossum baleicum chromosome 9, iyLasBale1, whole genome shotgun sequence genome:
atttgcattattcagcagcgtaatttgcattatactAATGTAGCTATTTTTGTAAAGCTGCAACAGCTAAATGCtgtcaaataatgcaaattataccccataaatttaaaaattgggcTTTTGATGGCAATTgtagcctagattgatcttttatccaatgcttttgactactgaaaaacttcATCTTTGCattttcgagaaatgagaaattgaaacgagtctacccactTGAAGGCTAGACATTTGGGACACTTATCGAGAAAACACTGTAGCAGGTTTCCACTCcattttgtaattcattttCAGGAAAGGAAATCGGTCAACTCCAGACAAACAGTTCGGTAAGGACATGTAACTTCAGTTATTCGGCAGATCTTGCTGTCTACTCTACAGACAAAGCTCTGGGACACCAGTGCGAGATGTTCATCATAGACATCAGAAATGTTGATGGAGCATTGTCACAAGAAGATGCTATTTCTAGAATTTCTGTTAACGGTCCCAGAATTTCTTCTATCTTATGGGGTGCTTTAGATGAAACAATTATCACTGGCCACGAAGATGGCGAAATCACTCTTTGGGATGTGAGAGTAAGTCTGACCAAATGTTTTTCATAGCAGTTTCCGCAGTTTACTAATCAGTACACTTTGTTTTTGTAGACAAGGAAGAAGCTGAACAGCGTTATGAGTCACAAGTCCCAAATCAATGATATGCAGTTCAACAAAGACGGCACTATGTTTGTCACTGCATCGAAGGATAACACAGCGAAACTGTTCGATAGTGAATCGTTGATGTTATTAAAGACATATAAAACAGAGAGGCCCGTTAACTCTGCCACAATTTCTCCTATTTTTGATCATGTACGTTCTCGCTCGATTACGGTACTCATAGGGATTATATTTTTGATCATTCATGAGACCTGTTTTTCGCAGGTGGTTCTCGGAGGTGGTCAAGACGCCATGGACGTAACAACAACGTCCACTCGTCAAGGAAAATTCGATTCACGATTTTACCATTTAGTATTCGAAGAAGAATTCGCGCGTTTGAAGGGCCATTTCGGTCCGATTAATTCTCTTGCGTTCCATCCGAATGGTCGCAGCTTTTCAACAGGCGGAGAAGATGGTTACGTTCGTATTAACACGTTTGATCAATCGTACTTCGACTTCCattttgaatactaattttcaagaatTGAAACAATAAATATGTATCAAATAAAGACTCGATTGAAATTATTCCATTCCATACGAAAGCATACATCTCAATAAAAACGTACATGGGCATTttacataaatttatttcatcagcttacaaaagaatatttatacatatatcacgGGAACTTATTAGGTTTATGCACGAGGTAGTACCGAGGGGGAACACACTTAAGAAACAAGAACAaactttattaaatataacaaaCTTATTCTAATTCAATGACTCTGCGTACAAAAATATTACATCTTATACCTGAACTTCATCTTCAGCAAGTATTGTATTTTCACCTGAGCAACATCATATACAATGTATTCATTGTACAATAAGGCTGATTGCTTGGGCAGTTTCGTGGTCATGGCTGTACCCAATGGAATCTCAACACCGTCCTTGGTCTTATGCGAGGTTTCGGGATTAGGTTGCGTTTGACCACGACCAAACGTGGAATGTTTACCACTCGGTAATTTCTCGATAAAATCAGCTGAATATCTCTCGTACATGTTACCCAAAGCTACCTCGCAAAGTAGCATAAGACCAGTGGAATTCTCGCTGTTCGTACAACAATAATTTGCAGACTTGGACACCATATCCGCGAAGTATATACCTTTACCAAACATGTAACCGGTCACAGGTGCCTCTGGAGGAGCTTTCCTCAATCCCTGAGAAAGTATACCAGCGTAATTTGTCGTTCTGGAACCATGCCATAACAGTTTCCTGTTTGGCaatttcttgaacggtttgaatctgctATCTTCTCCTGATCTCTTAACAACGAACACATCTTCGATCTCAAGATCATACTGCTTGTGAGTGGTAGCATGAGTATTTTGAACGTATTGCTCGATGAGTTTGTACTCGTTGCTTTCCTTGTCCAACACTTTAATATCCGCGTTCAACTGCTTATAGTGAGCGTCGAGCGGATTCTCCGACGACGTTACCTTGGTGTGCAGCAGCGAATAAGCGATCTCCATCTCCAGCAACGCGTCCAGCATCTCGCATTTCGTGTGAATCTCTTCGACAGTGTCTAAAATCTTCGGTCCGGATACCCCAAAGTTGTGAGGTatcaaattataaaatttattcgaagCATCTATCAATGTGAGTCGTTCAACGGTCTCGTTCTTCAGCAGGTCTTGCATGTTCGTCAACACGGAGTACGCTTTCTGTATCTGCTTCTTGGTGATCTTTCCGAGCGGCATCTTCTCCACGTCGATCTCGAACTCTGCCATAACTTTCTTCATGTTCTGCTCGTCGAACAGCATTCTGATCAAGTCTTGAACCGGTTTCTCTAGCTCGCTTTTGATATCGGAATCTAATAACTGCGCGGAGACCTCCTCGCCGTGATCGACGTCCACTGGATACATCTTCTGAGGCACTTTCACGAAGTGATCTCTCTGAGACCAAACGTTTCCGGTTTTATCTTCGTAGTGGAATTCAAATTGTTTTATACATTCTTCTACAGCTAGATTGTCCACTTTCGTACCACCAATCGTTGTGCCTATTCTGCCCCAGCTTCTGAACAGCCAATACTTCTTCTGTTTATCGTGCTCTAGAATCTGCAATTTGTAGTAACTGTTCTTTTGAGACTGTATGTCCGTGTGCACGAGCGTAACGGTGTAATTGTTCTTGCCGATCTTGTATACGTGAGCCACGTCCTGCAGCTCACTGTCCGGATCAACCATTCCACCATCTTTCAATTGTAGTTTCATCTTTCCAGATCCTGATTTCTCGTAACTACTTTTAGCTTTGCTCTTCGCTGTAGATTTCTCTGCTATCACGTTTATTCTGCTGGATAAATCGCCACCCCAAGTCGAAATAGTCTTCTTCTTAATCAACGAGATTGCAGGTTTCGTATATTCTTTAGCTTCCTCGAGGAAATCTTCAGTGATCACTTGAATATTCAGACTCTCTGCTTCCTCCATCCTCGCACTCATTTTGTCGATCTCCTTCTGAGTCGATATCACCGCAGCAATATTCTCGTGAAGCTTTGAAGAGACCTCTCCTCCTAAATTAATGATTTCTTTCTTCAAATCGTTCTTATCTTTCGCCATACGACCTATAATGAAGAACTGCATGTGCTTCAACGGCTTTGGCTTCGCTTGAACTTTCGGTCCGGAGTCAACTTCATCTTCTTTCTTTACTAAAGTAGATGTTGACGCGGCGGTCACCTTTATCAGTCTTCTTTTTACTTTGCATTTCAATGATTCACTGTGGAATATTTAACTAGTCATTATTTCATCATCTTATATGTTATAAATAGACGTTCTGCATTGATTATGAGaagcagaaataaaataaaaattgatttcatcccttaatgacttcgttacattaaaaacattacggtattctgaaatttttctaatcctttactgttttatatttcactgaa
This genomic interval carries:
- the Eif3i gene encoding eukaryotic translation initiation factor 3 subunit I, with the protein product MKPLMLHGHERAITKIKYNREGDLLFSSSKDKKPNVWYSLNGERLGTFNGHNGSVWCIDVNWDTTRFISGSGDNTLRVWDCQTGKEIGQLQTNSSVRTCNFSYSADLAVYSTDKALGHQCEMFIIDIRNVDGALSQEDAISRISVNGPRISSILWGALDETIITGHEDGEITLWDVRTRKKLNSVMSHKSQINDMQFNKDGTMFVTASKDNTAKLFDSESLMLLKTYKTERPVNSATISPIFDHVVLGGGQDAMDVTTTSTRQGKFDSRFYHLVFEEEFARLKGHFGPINSLAFHPNGRSFSTGGEDGYVRINTFDQSYFDFHFEY
- the Parp1 gene encoding poly-(ADP-ribose) polymerase, yielding MNPDLPYCVDYAKSSRSSCQNCKKPIAKETLRLAVVVQSPVHDSKVPRWYHAACFFVKQRPKSAADIANFDNIRWEDQQDVKKKIEEAHALPAPTGRGRKRASAAKSAGVAKDFTIQYSKSNRATCIGCEEKIVQSEIRVSKKDFESEHGRKYGGIDRWYHFECFVKLRQELEFYEGGNVLPGFGDLSKEDQKRVKSDLPKLQEGEFVPVKKMKEELEDVDEQNEMKKQNEELFKIRGMLSPIKKSDLISILEKNEQQIPEGISNILDRLSDAFCFGALKPCSKCSGQLVYTSGVGYKCTGDLSEWTKCEYVTQDPKRKKISIPSNVKQGYPDLESLKCKVKRRLIKVTAASTSTLVKKEDEVDSGPKVQAKPKPLKHMQFFIIGRMAKDKNDLKKEIINLGGEVSSKLHENIAAVISTQKEIDKMSARMEEAESLNIQVITEDFLEEAKEYTKPAISLIKKKTISTWGGDLSSRINVIAEKSTAKSKAKSSYEKSGSGKMKLQLKDGGMVDPDSELQDVAHVYKIGKNNYTVTLVHTDIQSQKNSYYKLQILEHDKQKKYWLFRSWGRIGTTIGGTKVDNLAVEECIKQFEFHYEDKTGNVWSQRDHFVKVPQKMYPVDVDHGEEVSAQLLDSDIKSELEKPVQDLIRMLFDEQNMKKVMAEFEIDVEKMPLGKITKKQIQKAYSVLTNMQDLLKNETVERLTLIDASNKFYNLIPHNFGVSGPKILDTVEEIHTKCEMLDALLEMEIAYSLLHTKVTSSENPLDAHYKQLNADIKVLDKESNEYKLIEQYVQNTHATTHKQYDLEIEDVFVVKRSGEDSRFKPFKKLPNRKLLWHGSRTTNYAGILSQGLRKAPPEAPVTGYMFGKGIYFADMVSKSANYCCTNSENSTGLMLLCEVALGNMYERYSADFIEKLPSGKHSTFGRGQTQPNPETSHKTKDGVEIPLGTAMTTKLPKQSALLYNEYIVYDVAQVKIQYLLKMKFRYKM